A DNA window from Falco peregrinus isolate bFalPer1 chromosome 8, bFalPer1.pri, whole genome shotgun sequence contains the following coding sequences:
- the SPDL1 gene encoding protein Spindly isoform X2 — protein sequence METETILNLKKQLREAENEQRKAAQYGLHLLESHSEVQNQLDQARRELTEKTEKFEQDKYSLQREIDLKNRMLESLNFECESLKQQQNVQLDKQKEQLARVYGREISDLKNKLENLKAELDETRLSEKQLRHKVDHQKEIIAAKSEELHMMSERVHETMSSEMLSLQIELTELESVKANIEEKLNELQYSKEQLELLNSNLHNQLERVQGEKEEREKEIVYYCNELEKAHEANQELQVQLDQAVQQSLDPASKGNSLFAEVEDRRAEMERQLISVKIKYQSLQKQHAFTREQLQRMKMQMATLLQMKVSQAEYEQLERLQSMVEQKNGEVEDLLFKVRQLEKFKTLYENMEESRPRSSSKEGESEDGYYTDLLLLKLDKSKKETETLKNELSLQRMKALYESQRVLEVERKLFAIERHLQACQSDNMNLRVKLDELQMKYEPGEIFKDTEIKKEIENIPVDATSEYLDSKNTSASEAALTQSPLKEETKITSKNLEKSDPFPKTRILEAPQINIAFQALQKVVVPERGRKRVKSEDDNHDASTSCSGSGSNSLTSAAPRLTAESSFETTEKEDTKENNVTPEKKIKKKYTTYYVCPKPTSEVQCAQQ from the exons atgGAGACAGAGAccattttaaatctgaaaaaacaactgagggaagcagagaatgagcaaagaaaggcagcacaatATGGCTTGCATTTGTTGGAGTCCCATAGTGAAGTTCAAAATCAGTTGGATCAAGCACGCCGTGAATTGACTGAGAAAACTGAG aaatttgaGCAAGACAAATACTCTCTTCAAAGAGAAATTGATCTCAAGAATCGAATGTTGGAAAGCTTGAATTTTGAATGCGAGTCCCttaagcaacagcaaaatgtgCAACTGgataaacagaaagaacagcttGCTAGAGTCTATGGACGAGAAATCAGTGACCTTAAAAACAAG TTGGAAAACCTGAAAGCAGAACTAGATGAAACCCGACTCTCGGAGAAACAATTGAGACACAAAGTGGATCATCAGAAGGAAATAATTGCTGCCAAATCAGAAGAACTACATATGATGTCTGAACGTGTACATGAGACCATGTCTTCAGAAATGCTCAGTCTTCAGATAGAACTCACTGAACTAGAAAGTGTGAAG gCCAATattgaagaaaagctgaatgaGCTGCAGTACAGTAAAGAACAATTAGAACTCCTAAACAGTAACTTACATAATCAGCTGGAGCGTgtacaaggagaaaaagaagaaagggaaaaagaaattgtttattACTGTAATGAGTTAGAG AAAGCTCACGAAGCTAATCAAGAGCTTCAGGTTCAGCTGGATCAGGCAGTGCaacaatctttggaccctgcAAGTAAAGGCAATTCTCTCTTTGCTGAG GTGGAGGACCGTAGGGCAGAAATGGAACGACAGCTGAtcagtgtgaaaataaaatatcagtcACTACAAAAACAGCATGCATTCACTAGAGAACAATTGCAAAGAATGAAG atgcaAATGGCTACACTGCTACAGATGAAAGTCTCTCAGGCAGAATATGAGCAGCTGGAACGCTTACAGTCAATGGTGGAACAGAAGAACGGTGAGGTAGAAGATCTTCTTTTCAAAGTGAGACAGCTAGAAAAATTTAAG aCTTTATATGAGAATATGGAAGAATCCAGACCTAGGAGTAGCTCAAAGGAAGGAGAGTCAGAAGATGGTTACTATACAGATTTACTGCTGCTGAAACTTGACAAGTCAAA gaaggaaacagaaacctTGAAAAATGAACTATCCTTGCAGAGGATGAAAGCGCTGTATGAAAGCCAAAGGGTTCTGGAAGTTGAAAGGAAACTCTTTGCAATTGAGAGGCATTTGCAAGCTTGTCAGAGTGATAATATGAACTTGCGAGTTAAGCTGGATGAGCTACAAATGAAATATGAACCTGGAG aaatttttaaagacactgaaattaaaaaggagATAGAGAACATTCCAGTGGATGCTACTTCTGAATACTTGGACAgcaaaaatacttcagcaaGCGAAGCTGCTCTCACTCAGTCACCACttaaggaagaaacaaagataaCTTCCAAGAACTTGGAGAAAAGTGATCCTTTTCCAAAAACACGTATTCTTGAAGCACCACAAATAAATATCGCCTTTCAAGCACTGCAAAAAGTAGTTGTAcctgaaagaggaagaaagagagttAAAAGTGAAGATGACAACCATGATGCCTCTACTTCATGTAGCGGGAGTGGAAGTAATTCCTTGACTTCAGCTGCCCCCAG GTTAACAGCTGAATCCAGCTTTGAAACTACGGAAAAAGAAGATAcgaaagaaaataatgtcacgcctgagaagaaaataaagaaaaaatacacaacatATTATGTATGTCCTAAGCCAACTTCTGAAGTACAATGCGCTCAGCAATAG
- the SPDL1 gene encoding protein Spindly isoform X3 has translation METETILNLKKQLREAENEQRKAAQYGLHLLESHSEVQNQLDQARRELTEKTEKFEQDKYSLQREIDLKNRMLESLNFECESLKQQQNVQLDKQKEQLARVYGREISDLKNKLENLKAELDETRLSEKQLRHKVDHQKEIIAAKSEELHMMSERVHETMSSEMLSLQIELTELESVKANIEEKLNELQYSKEQLELLNSNLHNQLERVQGEKEEREKEIVYYCNELEKAHEANQELQVQLDQAVQQSLDPASKGNSLFAEMQMATLLQMKVSQAEYEQLERLQSMVEQKNGEVEDLLFKVRQLEKFKTLYENMEESRPRSSSKEGESEDGYYTDLLLLKLDKSKKETETLKNELSLQRMKALYESQRVLEVERKLFAIERHLQACQSDNMNLRVKLDELQMKYEPGEIFKDTEIKKEIENIPVDATSEYLDSKNTSASEAALTQSPLKEETKITSKNLEKSDPFPKTRILEAPQINIAFQALQKVVVPERGRKRVKSEDDNHDASTSCSGSGSNSLTSAAPRSVSASVYGQGNQQRPASLFFRCLNYAIQFFICFLSVACSVIPQLRLPTLNISIPFRKTKMMTNEKDS, from the exons atgGAGACAGAGAccattttaaatctgaaaaaacaactgagggaagcagagaatgagcaaagaaaggcagcacaatATGGCTTGCATTTGTTGGAGTCCCATAGTGAAGTTCAAAATCAGTTGGATCAAGCACGCCGTGAATTGACTGAGAAAACTGAG aaatttgaGCAAGACAAATACTCTCTTCAAAGAGAAATTGATCTCAAGAATCGAATGTTGGAAAGCTTGAATTTTGAATGCGAGTCCCttaagcaacagcaaaatgtgCAACTGgataaacagaaagaacagcttGCTAGAGTCTATGGACGAGAAATCAGTGACCTTAAAAACAAG TTGGAAAACCTGAAAGCAGAACTAGATGAAACCCGACTCTCGGAGAAACAATTGAGACACAAAGTGGATCATCAGAAGGAAATAATTGCTGCCAAATCAGAAGAACTACATATGATGTCTGAACGTGTACATGAGACCATGTCTTCAGAAATGCTCAGTCTTCAGATAGAACTCACTGAACTAGAAAGTGTGAAG gCCAATattgaagaaaagctgaatgaGCTGCAGTACAGTAAAGAACAATTAGAACTCCTAAACAGTAACTTACATAATCAGCTGGAGCGTgtacaaggagaaaaagaagaaagggaaaaagaaattgtttattACTGTAATGAGTTAGAG AAAGCTCACGAAGCTAATCAAGAGCTTCAGGTTCAGCTGGATCAGGCAGTGCaacaatctttggaccctgcAAGTAAAGGCAATTCTCTCTTTGCTGAG atgcaAATGGCTACACTGCTACAGATGAAAGTCTCTCAGGCAGAATATGAGCAGCTGGAACGCTTACAGTCAATGGTGGAACAGAAGAACGGTGAGGTAGAAGATCTTCTTTTCAAAGTGAGACAGCTAGAAAAATTTAAG aCTTTATATGAGAATATGGAAGAATCCAGACCTAGGAGTAGCTCAAAGGAAGGAGAGTCAGAAGATGGTTACTATACAGATTTACTGCTGCTGAAACTTGACAAGTCAAA gaaggaaacagaaacctTGAAAAATGAACTATCCTTGCAGAGGATGAAAGCGCTGTATGAAAGCCAAAGGGTTCTGGAAGTTGAAAGGAAACTCTTTGCAATTGAGAGGCATTTGCAAGCTTGTCAGAGTGATAATATGAACTTGCGAGTTAAGCTGGATGAGCTACAAATGAAATATGAACCTGGAG aaatttttaaagacactgaaattaaaaaggagATAGAGAACATTCCAGTGGATGCTACTTCTGAATACTTGGACAgcaaaaatacttcagcaaGCGAAGCTGCTCTCACTCAGTCACCACttaaggaagaaacaaagataaCTTCCAAGAACTTGGAGAAAAGTGATCCTTTTCCAAAAACACGTATTCTTGAAGCACCACAAATAAATATCGCCTTTCAAGCACTGCAAAAAGTAGTTGTAcctgaaagaggaagaaagagagttAAAAGTGAAGATGACAACCATGATGCCTCTACTTCATGTAGCGGGAGTGGAAGTAATTCCTTGACTTCAGCTGCCCCCAGGTCAGTGTCAGCTTCTGTCTATGGTCAAGGCAATCAGCAGAGACCTGCATCTCTTTTCTTTCGCTGCCTGAACTATGCTATCCAATTCTTTATCTGTTTCCTCAGTGTTGCATGCAGTGTAATTCCTCAGTTACGGCTACCTACGCTGAACATCTCAATACCTTTTAGAAAGACTAAAATGATGACTAATGAAAAAGACTCTTGA
- the SPDL1 gene encoding protein Spindly isoform X1: METETILNLKKQLREAENEQRKAAQYGLHLLESHSEVQNQLDQARRELTEKTEKFEQDKYSLQREIDLKNRMLESLNFECESLKQQQNVQLDKQKEQLARVYGREISDLKNKLENLKAELDETRLSEKQLRHKVDHQKEIIAAKSEELHMMSERVHETMSSEMLSLQIELTELESVKANIEEKLNELQYSKEQLELLNSNLHNQLERVQGEKEEREKEIVYYCNELEKAHEANQELQVQLDQAVQQSLDPASKGNSLFAEVEDRRAEMERQLISVKIKYQSLQKQHAFTREQLQRMKMQMATLLQMKVSQAEYEQLERLQSMVEQKNGEVEDLLFKVRQLEKFKTLYENMEESRPRSSSKEGESEDGYYTDLLLLKLDKSKKETETLKNELSLQRMKALYESQRVLEVERKLFAIERHLQACQSDNMNLRVKLDELQMKYEPGEIFKDTEIKKEIENIPVDATSEYLDSKNTSASEAALTQSPLKEETKITSKNLEKSDPFPKTRILEAPQINIAFQALQKVVVPERGRKRVKSEDDNHDASTSCSGSGSNSLTSAAPRSVSASVYGQGNQQRPASLFFRCLNYAIQFFICFLSVACSVIPQLRLPTLNISIPFRKTKMMTNEKDS, translated from the exons atgGAGACAGAGAccattttaaatctgaaaaaacaactgagggaagcagagaatgagcaaagaaaggcagcacaatATGGCTTGCATTTGTTGGAGTCCCATAGTGAAGTTCAAAATCAGTTGGATCAAGCACGCCGTGAATTGACTGAGAAAACTGAG aaatttgaGCAAGACAAATACTCTCTTCAAAGAGAAATTGATCTCAAGAATCGAATGTTGGAAAGCTTGAATTTTGAATGCGAGTCCCttaagcaacagcaaaatgtgCAACTGgataaacagaaagaacagcttGCTAGAGTCTATGGACGAGAAATCAGTGACCTTAAAAACAAG TTGGAAAACCTGAAAGCAGAACTAGATGAAACCCGACTCTCGGAGAAACAATTGAGACACAAAGTGGATCATCAGAAGGAAATAATTGCTGCCAAATCAGAAGAACTACATATGATGTCTGAACGTGTACATGAGACCATGTCTTCAGAAATGCTCAGTCTTCAGATAGAACTCACTGAACTAGAAAGTGTGAAG gCCAATattgaagaaaagctgaatgaGCTGCAGTACAGTAAAGAACAATTAGAACTCCTAAACAGTAACTTACATAATCAGCTGGAGCGTgtacaaggagaaaaagaagaaagggaaaaagaaattgtttattACTGTAATGAGTTAGAG AAAGCTCACGAAGCTAATCAAGAGCTTCAGGTTCAGCTGGATCAGGCAGTGCaacaatctttggaccctgcAAGTAAAGGCAATTCTCTCTTTGCTGAG GTGGAGGACCGTAGGGCAGAAATGGAACGACAGCTGAtcagtgtgaaaataaaatatcagtcACTACAAAAACAGCATGCATTCACTAGAGAACAATTGCAAAGAATGAAG atgcaAATGGCTACACTGCTACAGATGAAAGTCTCTCAGGCAGAATATGAGCAGCTGGAACGCTTACAGTCAATGGTGGAACAGAAGAACGGTGAGGTAGAAGATCTTCTTTTCAAAGTGAGACAGCTAGAAAAATTTAAG aCTTTATATGAGAATATGGAAGAATCCAGACCTAGGAGTAGCTCAAAGGAAGGAGAGTCAGAAGATGGTTACTATACAGATTTACTGCTGCTGAAACTTGACAAGTCAAA gaaggaaacagaaacctTGAAAAATGAACTATCCTTGCAGAGGATGAAAGCGCTGTATGAAAGCCAAAGGGTTCTGGAAGTTGAAAGGAAACTCTTTGCAATTGAGAGGCATTTGCAAGCTTGTCAGAGTGATAATATGAACTTGCGAGTTAAGCTGGATGAGCTACAAATGAAATATGAACCTGGAG aaatttttaaagacactgaaattaaaaaggagATAGAGAACATTCCAGTGGATGCTACTTCTGAATACTTGGACAgcaaaaatacttcagcaaGCGAAGCTGCTCTCACTCAGTCACCACttaaggaagaaacaaagataaCTTCCAAGAACTTGGAGAAAAGTGATCCTTTTCCAAAAACACGTATTCTTGAAGCACCACAAATAAATATCGCCTTTCAAGCACTGCAAAAAGTAGTTGTAcctgaaagaggaagaaagagagttAAAAGTGAAGATGACAACCATGATGCCTCTACTTCATGTAGCGGGAGTGGAAGTAATTCCTTGACTTCAGCTGCCCCCAGGTCAGTGTCAGCTTCTGTCTATGGTCAAGGCAATCAGCAGAGACCTGCATCTCTTTTCTTTCGCTGCCTGAACTATGCTATCCAATTCTTTATCTGTTTCCTCAGTGTTGCATGCAGTGTAATTCCTCAGTTACGGCTACCTACGCTGAACATCTCAATACCTTTTAGAAAGACTAAAATGATGACTAATGAAAAAGACTCTTGA